The sequence GCTTTAGAAAGTCAAAAGAATCAAGTTCCATAGATATTTTTGCGAATAAGCGTTGAATAGATGAGAGCATACGTGGGTTTTGAATTGGCCATCATGAAAGTCAATTTCAACGCAAATTGGGTCATAATATTGTTATGGATAAAAATATAACCGAGCGCTTACGTCTAAGAGTCTCCCAACATTTTTTAGACAGCATTGCCGTTAAACAAGAGGCTGAAAAAATTCTGCCAGCTGCAGTTGCCCAGGGCGTTATCGCCATGACGCATTGTTTGCAAAGTGGAGGCAAAGTGATGGCCTGTGGTAATGGTGGTTCCGCGGCAGATGCCCAGCATTTTGCAGCCGAGTTAATTGGCCGTTTTGAGCGCGAGCGTCAAGAGCTTGCTGCGATTGCATTAACCACCGACAGTTCAATTCTGACGGCCGTTGGAAATGATTACAGTTATGACGAAGTGTTTAGTAAGCAAGTACGGGGATTGGGTAAGCCCGGCGACATCCTTTTAGGAATTTCTACATCAGGTAATTCTAAGAATGTCGTGAAAGCCATTGAAGCAGCTAAAAAATTAGGCATGAAAATAATCGCATTGACTGGCAACGGTGGTGGAAAAATTGCCAGCCTACTGGACAGCAATGATGTTCATCTCTGCGCCCCCTCTACTCGCACTGCCCGTATTCAAGAAACCCATTTAGTTTTATTACATAGCTTGTGCGATGGTGTTGACCATTTGATGCTCGATTAAATCCATTCTTTAGAAAGTGAAAATGCAAACTCAGCCTCTCAGCAAATGGATTGCCATTGGAGTATTGCTTTCGTTTTTATCGGGGTGTGGCGTTTTGGCTGTAGGCGGAGTTGCCGCAACGGCCTCGGTCATGGCTGATCGTCGCAGTCCTGGTGTTCAGGCAATTGATAAAGGATTAGAGATTGAGGCAGACAGCGCGCTTTCCAAACGCTTCGGCAGCTCAGCGCACATCAACGTGAACTCTTTCAATCAGAAAGTATTGCTCACCGGCGAAGTAAAAAATGATGAGATCAAGAATCAAGCGGCTGAGTACGTCAAGAGTTTGAAAAATGTTCGATCAGTATTGAATCAATTAATTATTGGGCCAAACAGTTCCTATGCTGCTCGAGCAAACGATTCCTATTTAGATTCCAAAGTAAAGACTCAAATGATCTTTACAGAAAAACTTCCATCTAACTCAATGGATATTGTTGTCGAGGCTGATAACGTTTATATGCTGGGCATCCTGACCCAAAGCGAAGCAGATCTGGCTAAAAAAGTAGCCAGCAATACCAATGGCGTTAAGGAAGTGTTTACATTCTTTGACATCATTTCTGATGCCGAGAAAGCCCGCCTAGAAAAATTGGGTAAGGCTGAAGAGACCCAGCCAACTAGCCCTTCAAAGTTTCAGTAGCATTCATTTATCGCCAATGAAGTTAGTGCTAGCCTGCGCTAAAGCAATTTTCTTTTGGTGTATTTTTTGTTCGCTATGTATCGCACAAGTACATACAAGCTCAGATAATGAAAAAGCTTTTGCGCTAGCGAAACAAAATGCGTGTCTGGGTTGTCATGCCGCCAATAAAAAAATTGTAGGACCAAGTTATCAAGATGTTGCTAAGAAATACCAAGGCGATATTAAGGCGCTGGCATATTTGAAAAATAAAATTCGTAATGGAGGTGCAGGAGCCTGGGGTGTGGTGCCAATGCCTGCAAATACTAAATTAAGTGATACAGAATTATCGCTTTTGAGTGCCTGGATATTGCAAGGCGCTCCTCAATCAAACTAAATTAGAGTGCTGCAGTTTTGCGACCTAAGAACCAGCACCAGGCAGCGCTACTATTTTTCAAGTTTGACTTCAAAGCGTAATCGAAGTCGCCCCACTGCTTATTGGCAGCTTCCTTTACTAGCGTTGCAGGAGTTGCTGGTTCGAGTTTGAGATAGGCATCAGCATCGCCATAAGCAAACTCAACACGCATACCGACTTTTTGCGCTAGCCGCATCATCGATGCATTGTTTGCTAGGCAATGCACATATAAAGTTTCTACAAGTGTATTGCGCGAATGCACCGCAGCTCTCTCAAGAAGAGCGGAACCAACACCTTGATGTCGAGCACTTTCCAGAACAGACACACCAAACTCTGCAGCACGATGCTGTTTCTCTTGTTTTGGTAAGTAAGCTAAATGTGCAAGACCAATAATTTTTAGATCTTCATCAAATACCGCAAAGATTGCATCTTTATTGAAGTCAAGGCTTCCAACATAATGTTCAATGACTTCGTTGGGTGTTTGAGTACCAAAGCGAAGGCGGCGATCTTCATCTTCTAATTGGAGAAAATGCTCAAGTATTGCCTCTCGATGGCCAGCATGAAGCTCGCGGACCGGCACTGCTAGTCTGCTAACGTTTGAAGCGCTTGGCATTTGACTTGATTTGTTGTGCATAACG comes from Polynucleobacter paneuropaeus and encodes:
- a CDS encoding BON domain-containing protein, giving the protein MQTQPLSKWIAIGVLLSFLSGCGVLAVGGVAATASVMADRRSPGVQAIDKGLEIEADSALSKRFGSSAHINVNSFNQKVLLTGEVKNDEIKNQAAEYVKSLKNVRSVLNQLIIGPNSSYAARANDSYLDSKVKTQMIFTEKLPSNSMDIVVEADNVYMLGILTQSEADLAKKVASNTNGVKEVFTFFDIISDAEKARLEKLGKAEETQPTSPSKFQ
- a CDS encoding GNAT family N-acetyltransferase codes for the protein MHNKSSQMPSASNVSRLAVPVRELHAGHREAILEHFLQLEDEDRRLRFGTQTPNEVIEHYVGSLDFNKDAIFAVFDEDLKIIGLAHLAYLPKQEKQHRAAEFGVSVLESARHQGVGSALLERAAVHSRNTLVETLYVHCLANNASMMRLAQKVGMRVEFAYGDADAYLKLEPATPATLVKEAANKQWGDFDYALKSNLKNSSAAWCWFLGRKTAAL
- a CDS encoding c-type cytochrome, with protein sequence MKLVLACAKAIFFWCIFCSLCIAQVHTSSDNEKAFALAKQNACLGCHAANKKIVGPSYQDVAKKYQGDIKALAYLKNKIRNGGAGAWGVVPMPANTKLSDTELSLLSAWILQGAPQSN
- a CDS encoding phosphoheptose isomerase — protein: MDKNITERLRLRVSQHFLDSIAVKQEAEKILPAAVAQGVIAMTHCLQSGGKVMACGNGGSAADAQHFAAELIGRFERERQELAAIALTTDSSILTAVGNDYSYDEVFSKQVRGLGKPGDILLGISTSGNSKNVVKAIEAAKKLGMKIIALTGNGGGKIASLLDSNDVHLCAPSTRTARIQETHLVLLHSLCDGVDHLMLD